In a single window of the Synechococcus sp. HK05 genome:
- a CDS encoding MAPEG family protein, translating into MSVPALPAVVSLAALITYQGTAMAVGQARVKHKVMPPATSGPEPFECALRVQQNTLEQLVFFLPVFWLAALMGNETWACLLGFIWVGGRVAYGVGYRLAPGKRGPGFGISFLSSIALLVMAIVGAFSQG; encoded by the coding sequence ATGAGCGTTCCTGCATTGCCCGCGGTGGTGAGCCTTGCGGCGTTGATCACCTATCAGGGCACGGCCATGGCCGTAGGTCAGGCGCGGGTGAAGCACAAGGTGATGCCGCCGGCCACCTCCGGCCCGGAGCCGTTTGAGTGCGCTCTGCGGGTGCAACAGAACACCCTTGAGCAGTTGGTGTTCTTCCTGCCGGTGTTCTGGCTGGCTGCTCTGATGGGCAACGAAACCTGGGCTTGCCTGCTCGGGTTTATCTGGGTGGGTGGTCGCGTGGCCTATGGCGTGGGGTACAGGCTGGCACCGGGCAAGCGCGGCCCAGGCTTTGGCATCAGCTTCCTGAGCTCGATCGCCCTGCTGGTGATGGCGATCGTGGGAGCGTTCAGCCAGGGATAA
- a CDS encoding carbon-nitrogen hydrolase family protein produces MSTVASGLPLALVQLCATEDPALNRRQTEAWLERAVLDAPGGVRPRVLMLPEVWNAPYAVDRFAAFAEPIPEPGADLTQGPSPSLAMVASLARRHGVAVIAGSIPEQGDAGRVYNTATLIDPRGVLLAKHRKVHLFDVDVPGGICFRESDSLTAGESLTVLSGAGDPLGTGLLEPPNLGLLICYDIRFPELALLMQQRHGCTVLACPAAFNTTTGPRHWHLVMRARAIDTQCFVLACSSARPQGEGYPSYGHSLVVDPWGAVIAEAGEGEQVLHAQLDLSQVGLARQAIPTGLQRRRDLYQLREAEGPT; encoded by the coding sequence ATGAGCACCGTCGCGTCGGGGTTGCCTCTTGCTCTGGTGCAGCTTTGTGCCACGGAGGATCCAGCGCTGAATCGCCGCCAGACCGAGGCCTGGCTGGAGCGGGCTGTGCTAGACGCTCCCGGAGGCGTGCGGCCGCGGGTGCTGATGCTGCCCGAGGTGTGGAATGCGCCCTATGCAGTGGATCGCTTCGCCGCCTTTGCCGAGCCGATCCCGGAGCCTGGCGCCGACCTCACGCAGGGGCCTTCGCCTTCGTTGGCCATGGTGGCGAGCCTGGCCCGTCGCCATGGCGTGGCGGTGATCGCCGGTTCGATTCCGGAGCAGGGCGACGCCGGGCGTGTGTACAACACCGCCACGCTGATCGATCCCCGTGGTGTGCTTCTGGCGAAGCACCGCAAGGTGCATTTGTTTGATGTGGATGTGCCCGGCGGGATCTGCTTTCGCGAATCCGACAGCCTCACGGCCGGGGAATCCCTCACCGTGCTCAGCGGTGCCGGCGATCCCCTTGGCACCGGTCTGCTGGAGCCTCCCAACCTCGGCCTGCTGATCTGTTACGACATCCGCTTCCCTGAGCTGGCGTTGCTGATGCAGCAGCGCCACGGCTGCACTGTGTTGGCTTGTCCCGCTGCGTTCAACACCACCACCGGTCCGCGGCACTGGCATCTGGTGATGCGGGCCCGTGCCATCGATACCCAGTGCTTTGTGCTCGCTTGCTCCAGTGCCAGGCCCCAGGGAGAGGGCTATCCCAGCTACGGCCATTCGCTGGTGGTGGATCCCTGGGGAGCGGTGATTGCCGAAGCCGGTGAAGGGGAGCAAGTGCTCCACGCGCAGCTGGATCTGAGCCAGGTGGGGCTGGCACGCCAGGCCATTCCCACCGGCCTGCAGCGCCGGCGCGACCTGTATCAGCTGCGTGAGGCTGAAGGCCCCACCTGA